The Bacteriovorax sp. Seq25_V genome contains the following window.
TATCACTATTGAAATGAAACGAAAAGAGCCTAAATATAACTATGTATTTCCTACAAGATAGCTTTTTACCTAATAAATTTCAATTAATTACGATCTTTTAGTCCCAATACCAGCCCTGTTCCCATACCAAAGACAAGCCCTGCACCGTGTGCCCAGTTTGCAGCAGAAAATGAGAAGACATCGAATAAGCAAAGAAAGAACCAACCAATCATTAGAACAACATCCCTTTTTGGAAGTGAAAATTCACTCTCTTTATTCACTCTTGAATAAATCCATAGATATCCAAGTAGCGCATAAACAACACCAGAGAGACCACCAAAGTTAGGTCCTGCAAAGAAGGCCTGAAAAAAATTTGAGAAAGCGGAACTTGAGACCAAAAAAAGCAAAAGAAAGAAAGGGCCCTTAGTATTTTCCAGAATATTTCCAAGGTCCTTCCACCACATGAGATTAAAGAGAATATGCATAAAACCAAAGTGAATTAGTGCAGGAGTCATAAGTCTCCATAGCTGACCGGCCTCAATTAAGACAAATGTCAGTTCTTTTTGTGGAGGACCAAACATAAGCATATTATAGACATCAGCGTACTCCATAAAGTAGCCAAAAAAGTAAATAAGAATACAAACGATAAGAATTGAAAAAGTAAAATTCCCCATTGGAAGCTTCTGGATTTTTTCCCATTCAGGATCAATTTCAATTGGTTTTTTTACTCCAATTAAAACTCTAAAATGATCAACGGCTACAGGGAGGTCTTTTTCATCAGTCACATAAAGATGGTGCATACCTGACTCATCTGTTTCGATATCAACAGTAACACCGATTTTAGCCATTTCCCGACACGCGGACTCAGCTATTTTATAGTCAGCAAGGGAACCATATATAATTTTTTTATCAGTACTATCCAAACTTTATCTCCAATAAATGCCATTTTCAGTTATAATACCAAAGCTTTCTATAAACGAAAATGAAGAATTACCGATAAGCCTTAGCAGGAAGCAGGAGGTTAAAATGAATAAAGCTATTTTAGATAGAGTAGCCTACTTACTTGATTCAAAATCACCACAACAAGATTTCGACTTACTTATTAGTTTGCAAAAAGAGCAAGCTCCATGGTTGTCTAATGAAGAAGCAATTGACTGTGTTATATTCTCGCTAGTGAGATACTATGAAGATTATCAACTAAGTTACCTATGGTGGAACGAGATGACTCAATCACACTATGAACAAAGAGCTGCATAGCTACTTGAATGGATAAGTAAACAGAAAGGAAAGGCTTTGCGCCTTTTTCCTTTCGACTCCATTCAACCCCAACTTAAAATTGTTTTCAATATCTTTTGTCTCTAAAAATTTTCCAAATAAACGATCCCAGATATTAAA
Protein-coding sequences here:
- a CDS encoding rhomboid family intramembrane serine protease, with translation MDSTDKKIIYGSLADYKIAESACREMAKIGVTVDIETDESGMHHLYVTDEKDLPVAVDHFRVLIGVKKPIEIDPEWEKIQKLPMGNFTFSILIVCILIYFFGYFMEYADVYNMLMFGPPQKELTFVLIEAGQLWRLMTPALIHFGFMHILFNLMWWKDLGNILENTKGPFFLLLFLVSSSAFSNFFQAFFAGPNFGGLSGVVYALLGYLWIYSRVNKESEFSLPKRDVVLMIGWFFLCLFDVFSFSAANWAHGAGLVFGMGTGLVLGLKDRN